The Phaseolus vulgaris cultivar G19833 chromosome 10, P. vulgaris v2.0, whole genome shotgun sequence DNA window AACTTCTTAAAATGGAAAGATATAATACAGATGAAAAATTTTATTGGTCTACACGCTTTTGCTTTATACACACCTTTGAACTCTCAAGGGTCGTGGAAAATTGATCAATCCAGATCAGAAATAGTACGTCAAAATAAgactttcaatttattttattttgtacagAGGTTATGTTAAGGATTAATTAAAgatttctgattttttttttgtttttcaattttagtatattattattaaatgttgtttaaattacaataataaattaattaattattaaaaaaaactaaatatttgtttgaattataataataaattaccTAAATTATGTtcaattacaaataattaaatacacaatttcaaaaataaattagtgAATTACTTAAACTaactaaatatttgtttaaattatataaattctattcaattacaaataattaaatacataatttcaaaaataaataactaaaaaattcaattacaaattaagtaattatattttctagttcgtaaaaaaatttaaaaacaaaaagaattaaaaaaaatcgtgTTTCCAAGACAgcttcaattaaaaaaataaaagtcatTTATGCAAGCTGCActtattaacaaaatttaaaaaaaaaatgaaagtcaTATTAGTGTGTACGGTTTTAGGTacgaattaaaaaaaaattgaacatctttttgaaagaaaaaaaaaactaaatatgaaAGTTGTTTTTGTAGGATTTcggattatttttaaaaaaataatgtatgtaagtaaccattaaaaaaaaaatcaaatagaaaccaaattgttagataccaaaataattagttacaatagtaataaattacaaatcattttaaaaactaaaaaaaaatggtttctaaattaatttatattattgttaaatagtttatagattggtatctaattagcaaggttttaactaccaattatttaaattataaatttggtagcaaaaactttaaaaccatttaacaataataaaaactaatttataaaccaaaaatgtatttagtccctaaaatggtttctaatttagttatataacaactaattatttttttttctaaaattggtttctatttcatgattttcttgtaatgaagaAATGCATATAAGcaccattttttaaaaattaaaattatttattcttggacaacttatttatttcttattttttttcttaaatttaatctATCTATACTAGAATGCAACCTTATTCTAGGAAATGTTTTTACACGTGTGAAGACACAATAATTCGACAAAGAAAATGCAAAATTCAATTTAACCAAAAGTAAAAGTGACATGTGGCACACTTTCAGAAGGACACATgttcacttttttttctctacCTTCTCTCAACGCCTTTCTCTCTTTGgtgtttcttatttttcatttcaacCTCTCTCTCATCTCATCTTCCTCTCACTGTGTTACTATTtcctctttcttctttttcgcTCCTATGAGAGCCACCTCTACTCTCTCATAGCTTCTTTCTGGTTTCCTTCTTTATGTAATGAATTCATcatatcttcaagcatagtatCTTCAATTGCATTGAGGAAAGATTTTtgccttttttttatatgtttggGAAAGCAAAACTGCGTCATCCGCAGGCTTCTTCCTAACCCGTGTTACATCTTTTCTAAGATTTTCTTTATGGTAAGATCTTTCCGATTTTAGATTGGTTCGTTTTTCGAGTTTTTTTGTGATGGACATGTTCTATCGTAAATTAATCAACTGTTTAACTGGATTACTTCAAAGTCTTTGTCTCAAAGAGATTTCCtttttatgattaatatttgtttttaatcatTTTGGAAGTCATTAGGGTTTgtcaatatttcaaaatttctaAATTCAAATTTGGTTTTTTTGTATGTTCTTTTTCTGACACTGTTCTGCTTACCTTGTGTTAGTGTTAGTATTTGTAGGTCCTTTTCCTAAATCGTGTTACATCTTttctaggttttttttttaaattttttttccttttcatgaTATTTCTTTTTCCAAGCTTTTTTCTTTATGGACATGTTTTGCAGTAAAGTAATATTTTGGTTAACCATATTTCAAGGTATTggtttttgaatttcaaatttgaTTTATGATGAATTTTGGAGccttttttttactatttatacCTCCACTATTCATTGGATTCTGCACTTCATTCCTCAATACTATCATTCTCAAAATCCCCAAAAGGTCATCAACAATTCTTGATAAGCTTATATTGTGTTTACTGCATTTCATATTGATGTTATTCCggtttaaatttttgttttgttttctccAGTTTTTTTTATGCCAAGCATTTGTTCTgtgtttttttaatcatatttctCATCTACAATTCTTTTTTTCCTAATAGAAGAAGGCATAGGTAAATTGTTCCATTTTCCATGTTTAGTGTTTTTTGAATTGCGCTACTCATTTCTCATAAGTGCTCTGACTTGGTCGTTCTCCAACTAAAGTCTTTTCAGTTCTTTATTTGGTATCCTGTGAAgatattttatcatattatgTAATGATGACATAAATAGATATTTGATTAGTTTTATTGTTTAATGCATTGTATAAGTTTTATTAACTCATTGTTTTCTTGATAGTTGAGTCCATATTAGGTTTGCGTGGAGGTAAATGACTCTTCATTTTCAATGTTGTCAGATACATTTATTATGATTTACTGTTTTTTGTCATTTCACACAAGTCTTCTGACTTTGTCGTCTCATACCCCAAGCATAGTCTTTTCAACTcttttgtaatatatattaattaataatattgaattaaGTTATGTGTttttaagttattattttttaatcatagtAAATGTAAGGACATAATTCTTTCACAATTGATTAATGTATCAACTAAAAGTGTGGTATAAATACAATTGTGTACACAATTTATTCCTTTATTCACACTCTTTCTCTAATCCTTTGTTatgtttctcttttttattttgtattccTTTTTTCACTGCTTAACTGATTGACCAACTCATGACAAATTTCACGAACATTATCACATTCGAAgtcattatattataatatttcaaGATGGAAGACTAATTGGTAAACATCCTTGTGCATCCAAAAACATGGAGTCAGTAGCAATTGCTAGAAGGAGTGTTGGGAATCtgaaacaatattttatattgtttattacaATTTATTATAGCATTATTAGAAATCCTACTATTATGAGTTTTAATTATacaattatgaaatttataagtagttttatttttttatttgttttgagaTTAATGGGTGGAATTTTTTTGTATGAAAAGATTGTCAATATTAATAGAATGGTGTGAAGATTTTTTagtcttaaaatatttaaattttattttttatttgtttccaGATTAATAGGTAGAATTCTTGTATGGAAAGATTGTCAATATCAATAAAATTGTGTGAAAATTTTTTAgcattaaaatatttaagttcATGCACAATAAATGCCTAATTCGTCATAATAATTGAGTtgcaatttaatttctaaacaTCACCTAATTATTCCTTGATTATTTGATTGATTGATAATAACCAAATCATAAATTACAGATTGAAATCATAAATTACAGATTGAAGTATATGTCATTAATAATTTCTCTCAATAATTATACAAGCATGAGAAATTGAGGGATCAAACTTTTGATTAATAGACAATACAGTAccagaaaatcatgaaatagaaatcaattttagaaattaagaataattagttgttataataactaaattagagatcattttatagactaaaaaaaatttggtttctaaattagtttatattattgttaaataattcctaattagtatctaattagctaccaagactttaactaccaatatttaaattttaaatttagtagcaaaaacttcaataactaattagataccaatttaaaaatcatttaacaataatacagactaatttagaaaccaaaagtttttttagtttctaaaatagtttctaatctagtcactataataactaattttattttttttaaattgatttctatttcatgattttcttgtagtaatagTTTAACATGACAATTATAAACATTGTTTAGAAAGTAATGGATAAGAATAATGATAGCAAGACATCATTCTTAACCTCACTCAAGAAATAtgttaaggaaagaaataaccATTTATTTTGTAGAATAGTTCTTGGTATAATTTGATTACGGATGCAATTCCAATTTTAAAACcgaaaaaaacaaacaaaaacaaacttaatTTCATAAATCTAAAATGTAGTGAGAACACTTTTTATTGAAATGATAAGAGTTCATCAAGTAAAACTTGCACTCATGTATTGTATGAAAGAAAGTAAAGTGCATTATGACTGttgaatttttcttttgtttcatttagaatatatatctggaaaatatacaaatataatcttgaaaattaaaattgagtGAACACATAAACTCAACCTAAcattcatataaaaataattgtaattatttaattgatttCTCTATTTTCCATAAAAATACGATTTTTTCAacattgttttaaaataaataactaatctTTACGAAATTGtgaagttaaatttaaatttaatttatgaaaaaaaatatactacTTGTAAtacacaaatataaaaattatttatataaaataaaataagaaaacttCAGTTTACTTTACCAgaaatattttctgtttttttaaagttaattaataataaaaagtatttaaatcaccgtctttaatttttttaaatatctgcAAATAACTATACAACTTTTTCAAAATGCCTTCAATGATACTATATCCATGAACCAAAAGAATTAAATGATTTATGGAATACTTTATTTTTCATTGTTTCGTGTTTATCATTtaaatccatttttttaaatattttttttaaataaatattgcaaatatttttcttaatctaCTGGAAATATTTCTCAATCTTCTTTAACTATaatcaatttcaataaattaaaaatttcaagtatttatttttagtatctcatttttttattatcttttgaTTTATTTCTCTAATTAAGCTCAcaataatacaaaatattacaactaggtatataaaaaaaaaaacagtttcaaaagtAAAAGTATAAGAGATTATGTAAAAATGACAATTATAAAAATACTCTcttttattaatgatataaaataGATGTaaccaaaatatataaatatgaatttgaCTCATTATAATAAATTCATATTAAAGTCATATATCTCAAGGTTGACTTGATGTGAGGTACTATGGTAGAGATTGGTGTGGAAGGATCGACCTAGATAGTTTTATGAATGTTTTGTACAATCATTTGAGACCTCAACTTATTGTGATCTTATGAGATCATAGGAGAAAGGTCAAAGTGAACACTTTccaactttataaaaaaaaatttgttgattTTTAGTGCACAAAATTGCTCTACACATCCATGCATAGTTAGGATGAACACATTGTGATACAAACCTTGATTGACTTGACAGTGAGACCTTGTAAGTGCAATGCTTAGCAATGTGGAAACTATTGATTATTTCTTGCACTTCTTTCTGTGTTGAATCGTTTTCCTACAAAAAAAAAGTGTCCCTGAAGATTAACTTCAGTCACGATCAAAGGCATGATCAAATTCTGGATCATTGGTGTTTCATGTGAGAAGTATAGAAAGTGTTGGAGTGAAACATAAAGGGTGTTTTGTTAATATGGTTATATATTTGTAAATTGTATGTGTGATTTGTCCCCTTTGTCATAATGCAAAGATGTCAtcttcatttttattaaaatgattgAAGAATTcacttttaaaaattcaatacttCTTCACACTGAATCATATCATGTTAGCACGACTTATCCATACAAGTAATTTTATCTCTTCATAACAATactctttctttttctgattTCATAACAATTATATGTGATGATATTTGCTCTTCAATTATATTTATGTTCCATTCTCCAAGAAATGGATCGAGAACTAGAAATTTCAGTAAATTGATATATGAAGTTCCATTTTGAGTTGAGTTAGAGAATGAAAAATTATCTTGAAATATACTATCTTTTGTTTCTTAACCTGTTAATGCTATACTATCTTTTGTTCCTTGATTTGTTGATGCGTAATTAATATcttgaaatatattattttttgcttCTTGATTTGTTGATGCTAaagtattttttgtttcttgatttgttgatgttaaagtattttttatttcttgatttGTTAATGCCCTCGTCAATATCATGTAATGATTTCAAAAGATgataaatcatttaaaaatatactatCTCTTGATTTGTTGAtgtatactatttttttttcttgatttgttGATgctatactatttttttttattgatttgttGATACTTCATCAATATCCTGAAATAATTTCAGAAGATGAAAAATTATCTTGACATATACtatcttttgtttcttgacttgtaGATGTTATACTATCTTCTGTTCCTTGATTTGTTGATAAGTCATCAGTATCCTGTAAtgatttcaaatgaaaataacaaattaattcaatatttgaaatgtttaagataaatatacatatatatataagtactatcacaaactcaaaaaaaaaaatagatttaaagtCTGAGTCGGGATAGATGCATGGAAGtgtaaaaataagtaaaaagaaagagattttttttctcaatttccTTCCCTTTcccaacttttttttcttcggCCAATGATGCTACAAGTCATATTAACGTTCCAAGAACTGATCATGAATCACAACAGAACACCCAACTCAAATAAGACATTTCACCAGATTGCCTTCATATAATCATGGGAGAAAAAAACtgcacattaaaaaaataaaaaaaatctttcacaCCATATACATGACCATAACATCATATACTTGACaccatattataataatattaaaaaataaattaaatatgattaaaatattattttattggtgTGTAAATTGAATGTTTTCTAGTAATTACGGTGTTAACATATAACCACTCTTTAAAAAATTTGGCAAAATTCATATTATCACAATGCACTGCAATTTTTACCTATAGAACCAATGCCAGATCAGAAACAAAAAGAAATACACTCCCCAGTGACTTGATACCTTCAACAATTTAAACATAACTTCCAGAACTTAATTattgttttcaaaatttacCTCTTGCAATGTCTCCCAATGGATAGTATTATTGACAAAAGACATGCTTTCTTCATCAATAACTACACTTTCATCAGCTAAAATTTGATTAAGAAACTCTTGTTCCTTTGTAGTTTCAAATTCATAATGCATAAAGTTATCTTCATTTCTAAAATAGGCATTGTTAAATGGATAGTTTGGAAAATATGCTTCTTCTTCTGGAGACTGTTGGTTTTGGGAGAAGTATGTATCTGCCTGAGGCCTAGTCTGGAAGATTGTTTCCACTCCAGTAAAAGAACTTTCctgaaaaaacatataaaataaaacaactaTCAGTTCTCAGCATGTTTCACATGGCAGAGTGCAAATATGTCCATCAAGATGCTTCAGCTTACAGATGAAATTCCTTCTGCTGTTGAATGATTTCCATAGTCAGAAACCTTGAGTTCACTGGGGCCCCCTTCATCACAGATTAGTGGAACTCCTGTAAAAGAACCTTCctgaaaaaacatataaaacaaGTTCTCAGCATGTTTCACATGGCAGAGTACAAATATATGTCCATGAAGAATGCTTCAGCTTACAGATGGAATTCTTTCTGCTGTGGCCTGATTTCCATAGTCAGAATCCCTGAGTGTACTGGGCTCCCCTTCATCACAGATTAGTGGATCACCTCCACCTTCAGTTGCTTTCCCAGGTTTCCTCATCAAGCGGCATAAAACAAAAGCCCTCTGCAAAAATTTTGAGCATAATCTGCATTTATTTGGTAATGTTCATGCTAACAAAAGGTCAACAAAAATCAGGCTATGGTATACAGAAGAAATTGACACCCCTTATGAAAGCTGATGATGAATTTTGAGCGTGCTTAGATAAAAGATTTAATGAAACTCTTATAGCAGGCATTCAATAGAGC harbors:
- the LOC137818800 gene encoding NAC transcription factor 29-like isoform X2 translates to MGIVGVGFRPTEQELVDFYLKHKLLADDSRVHLIPVIDLCDVEPSDVPVILARSPIRFGDPEWFFFSPVDFKYSNSKRVNRKTKCGFWKATGKDRNIRSGDTNTLIATKKTLVYYKGSVSCGVKSNWVIHEYHAVTFHESKRAFVLCRLMRKPGKATEGGGDPLICDEGEPSTLRDSDYGNQATAERIPSEGSFTGVPLICDEGGPSELKVSDYGNHSTAEGISSESSFTGVETIFQTRPQADTYFSQNQQSPEEEAYFPNYPFNNAYFRNEDNFMHYEFETTKEQEFLNQILADESVVIDEESMSFVNNTIHWETLQEFFSPMII
- the LOC137818800 gene encoding NAC transcription factor 29-like isoform X1, which translates into the protein MGIVGVGFRPTEQELVDFYLKHKLLADDSRVHLIPVIDLCDVEPSDVPVILARSPIRFGDPEWFFFSPVDFKYSNSKRVNRKTKCGFWKATGKDRNIRSGDTNTLIATKKTLVYYKGSVSCGVKSNWVIHEYHAVTFHESKRAFVLCRLMRKPGKATEGGGDPLICDEGEPSTLRDSDYGNQATAERIPSEGSFTGVPLICDEGGPSELKVSDYGNHSTAEGISSESSFTGVETIFQTRPQADTYFSQNQQSPEEEAYFPNYPFNNAYFRNEDNFMHYEFETTKEQEFLNQILADESVVIDEESMSFVNNTIHWETLQEDTDDLSTNQGTEDSITSTSQETKDSICQDNFSSSEIISGY